A genomic window from Proteobacteria bacterium CG1_02_64_396 includes:
- a CDS encoding phosphomethylpyrimidine synthase codes for MSTSSIDDGKTVTQMYHARQGTITEAMRIVAAKEHLDPELVRSEVARGRMVIPANINHKNISPMAIGIATTCKVNANIGNSPVSSGIEEELDKLRTSIKYGADTVMDLSTGKNIRPIRQAIIDNSPVPIGTVPIYEAIEMVNDPLDLTADMLLEVIEHQAQQGVDYMTVHCGLLREFVPLVHSRITKIVSRGGSLMAQWMKHHDRQNPLYERFDDLLEICRKYDVTLSLGDGLRPGCLHDASDEAQFAELKVLGELTLRAWEKNVQVMIEGPGHVPLDQIAMNMEKERELCHEAPFYVLGPLVIDISPGYDHIASAIGGAVAGWNGASMLCYVTPKEHLGLPNAEDVRNGIIAYKIAAHAADIARHRPHARDRDDELSRARYGFDWNKQFELSLDPDRAREYHDETLPEDAHKSAEFCSMCGPKFCAYKISQEVENMIPIAEVKKAAG; via the coding sequence ATGTCGACTTCATCCATAGACGACGGCAAAACCGTCACCCAGATGTACCACGCCCGCCAGGGCACGATCACCGAGGCCATGCGCATCGTCGCCGCCAAGGAGCACCTCGATCCCGAGTTGGTCCGCAGCGAGGTGGCGCGGGGCCGCATGGTCATCCCCGCCAACATCAACCACAAAAACATCAGTCCGATGGCCATCGGCATCGCCACCACCTGTAAGGTCAACGCCAACATCGGCAACTCCCCGGTCTCGTCGGGGATCGAGGAGGAGCTCGACAAGCTGCGTACCTCGATCAAGTACGGCGCCGACACGGTGATGGATCTGTCGACCGGCAAGAACATCCGCCCCATCCGCCAGGCGATCATCGACAACTCCCCGGTTCCCATCGGCACCGTCCCCATCTACGAAGCGATTGAGATGGTCAACGATCCCCTCGATCTGACCGCCGATATGCTGCTGGAGGTGATCGAGCATCAGGCGCAGCAGGGGGTCGATTACATGACCGTCCACTGCGGTCTGCTGCGTGAGTTCGTACCGCTGGTCCATTCGCGCATCACCAAGATCGTCTCGCGGGGCGGTTCCTTGATGGCGCAGTGGATGAAACACCACGACCGCCAGAACCCCCTGTACGAGCGTTTCGACGACCTGCTCGAAATCTGCCGCAAGTACGACGTCACCCTGTCGCTGGGCGACGGTCTGCGCCCCGGCTGCCTGCATGACGCCTCCGACGAGGCGCAGTTCGCCGAGCTCAAGGTGCTCGGGGAGCTGACCCTGCGCGCCTGGGAAAAGAACGTGCAGGTGATGATCGAGGGGCCCGGCCACGTGCCGCTCGATCAGATCGCCATGAACATGGAAAAGGAGCGCGAGCTCTGCCACGAGGCCCCCTTCTACGTGCTGGGGCCGCTGGTGATCGACATCTCCCCCGGCTACGACCACATCGCTTCGGCCATCGGCGGCGCGGTGGCGGGTTGGAACGGCGCCTCGATGCTCTGCTACGTCACCCCCAAGGAGCATCTGGGGCTGCCCAACGCCGAGGATGTGCGCAACGGCATCATCGCCTACAAGATCGCCGCCCACGCCGCCGACATCGCCCGTCATCGCCCCCACGCCCGCGACCGGGACGACGAACTCTCCCGTGCCCGCTACGGCTTCGACTGGAACAAGCAATTCGAGCTTTCGCTGGATCCCGACCGGGCCCGTGAATACCACGACGAAACCCTGCCGGAAGATGCCCACAAGTCGGCCGAATTCTGCTCGATGTGCGGCCCCAAGTTCTGCGCCTACAAGATCAGCCAAGAGGTCGAGAACATGATTCCCATCGCCGAGGTGAAGAAGGCGGCGGGGTAA
- a CDS encoding putative addiction module antidote protein produces MTTHTTRYDVAEHLRTPEEMAAYLEACLEEANGDAAFIAKALGDIARAKGMTQVARDAGLSRESLYKALSGDRSPSFDTILKVVSALGLSLHVEVGAH; encoded by the coding sequence ATGACGACCCACACAACCCGTTACGACGTAGCCGAACACCTCAGAACCCCCGAGGAGATGGCCGCCTATCTCGAAGCGTGCCTTGAAGAGGCCAACGGGGATGCCGCTTTTATCGCCAAGGCCCTCGGCGACATCGCCCGCGCCAAAGGCATGACCCAGGTTGCGCGGGATGCCGGTCTTTCCCGTGAAAGCCTGTACAAAGCCCTTTCGGGCGACCGCAGTCCCAGCTTCGACACCATCCTTAAGGTGGTTTCCGCCTTGGGATTAAGTCTGCATGTCGAGGTTGGGGCGCATTGA
- a CDS encoding prevent-host-death protein — protein MGQISANDLKTRGISAIEAVLADHAEAIVSVRGKGRYVVMDIEHYNHLRECELEAALAETRADLAAGRAVEESPEAHLARLD, from the coding sequence ATGGGGCAAATTAGCGCCAATGACTTAAAAACAAGGGGTATTTCCGCCATCGAGGCCGTTCTGGCCGATCATGCCGAAGCGATTGTCTCGGTGCGGGGAAAAGGCAGGTATGTGGTCATGGATATCGAGCACTACAACCACCTGCGCGAGTGCGAGCTTGAGGCAGCGCTGGCCGAAACGCGGGCCGACTTGGCGGCGGGAAGGGCGGTTGAGGAGTCGCCCGAGGCACACTTGGCGCGGTTGGATTAG
- a CDS encoding addiction module antitoxin RelB, which translates to MIDIRKTDLFSQWLDNLADIRARARVMVRIERLAQGNPGDTAPVGKGVGELRIHHGPGYRVYYQQRGNTLIVLLAGGDKSSQGKDIKTALRLARDLGESEP; encoded by the coding sequence ATGATCGACATTCGCAAAACCGACCTCTTTTCCCAATGGCTCGACAATCTGGCCGACATCCGCGCGCGGGCGCGGGTGATGGTTCGTATCGAGCGTTTGGCACAGGGCAACCCGGGCGATACCGCGCCGGTCGGCAAAGGTGTTGGCGAACTACGGATCCACCATGGACCCGGCTATCGGGTCTATTACCAGCAACGGGGCAATACCTTGATTGTTCTCTTGGCGGGCGGCGACAAAAGCAGCCAAGGCAAGGACATCAAGACTGCCCTACGTCTTGCGCGCGATCTCGGAGAATCCGAACCATGA